The genomic DNA AAGGTCCGGGACGGGCAGGTGCGCAACAAACCGTTCTACGTCGCTGTCGGCGTCACCACAGCCGGGGAGCGCGAGATCCTCGGGATCTGGGCCGGCGACGGCGGCGAGGGTGCGAAGTTCTGGCTGGGCGTGCTCACCGAGCTGAAGAACCGCGGCGTCGAGGACGTCTGCATCGTCGTCTGCGACGGGCTGAAGGGGCTGCCCGAGTCGATCACCACCACGTGGGAGCTCGCGGTCGTGCAGACGTGCATCATCCACCTGATCCGCAACACCTTCAAGTTCGCGTCCCGCAAGTACTGGGACCAGATCGCCCGCGACCTGCGGCCGGTCTACACCGCCCCGACCGAGGCCGCCGCGAAGGCAAGGTTCGAGGAGTTCGCGGAGAAGTGGGCGAGCATGTATCCCGCGATCCGCAAGCTCTGGGAGAACGCCTGGAGCGAGTTCATCCCGTTCCTGGACTACGACATCGAGATCCGCCGCATCATCTGCTCGACGAACGCGATCGAGTCTCTCAACGCCCGCTACCGACGAGCGGTCAGGGCACGAGGGCACTTCCCGAACGATGCCGCCGCGCTGAAGTGCCTCTACCTCGTGACCCGCTCGCTTGACCCCACCGGGCGAGGACGGGCACGCTGGGTCACGAGGTGGAAGCCGGCGCTGAACGCGTTCGCGATCACCTTCGAAGGCCGCATCAACTGAAATGCGCCAGACCAGATCCACCGTTCATCGGACACACCCCGAACGGGTGCCGGTGGGCGGGGTTCGCCTACTCGGCCTCAGCCTTGCGCGATCGGCGCACAGTGGTGAGCACGAGCACGAGTGCGGCTCCGAGCACGATCGCACCGACGGCGATCCAGATCCAGAGCACCGGCAGGTCGAACCCGGTCGCCGCGGTGCCAGTCGTCTTGCCGGCGGTGTCGGCCGGTACGACGGTGAGTGTGCCGGTGGCGACATACTGCCCCGCCGTCACGGTCACGGTGTACGTGCCCGGCGTGTTCGAGGAGACCTGGTACGACACGGTGCCCGAGGCATCCGTCGGTCTCGATGCGGTCGCGGCCTTCAGCACCGCCAGCGTGACGGCGTCGGGCGCGGTGGCCGTCGACGGTGTGCTGGGCGGCAGGCCGGTGAAGGTCATGGTGCCCACCTGGCCGACCGTGAGCGTCAGGTTCGTGCCCTGGCCGACGTATCCGGTGCCACCTTCTGAAGCTTGTGCGGCCGCGGGCGCTGCGAACAGTGCCGCGGCGGCGACGGCGATCGTCGCCAGGATCCTTCGAATCATGAGTACCGAACCCCCGTTTTGGTATCAGATCGATGCAGGCCACCCCGTACGGGGTACACACAACACGCTCACCATACGGCAGAGTCGCATGAGAGCGCGACCCTTTGGGGTTCGATCGGTGTCATCAACGGCGTCGATTCGATGATCGGCTGCTTGGATCCGGACTCGCCGCCGAGGAATCCGAAGGTGTAGGTCGCGGTCTCACCGGGCGCGAGGGTTGACACCACCTTGCTCAGGGTGTATCCCGTGTCGGACGTCGGATGGTAGCCGGTGGGCTCGCCGTTCAGCTTCACGCCGAGGTTGTAGCTGCCGAGTTCGCTGTAGGCGTGCACCGTGGTGCGGATCGAACCGGGCGGGGTGCCATACCTGCCGCCACCGGTCACATAGGCGGGCAAGCTGGTGGCGGCATCGCCGGGTGCGGTGTTCGTGAGCGTGACGTGGATCTCGTAGAGCGGTAGACCATCGTTACGGCAGGTGACGGTGCCGACGTCGATGCCCAGTTGCAGGAAGCGGTCCATCTTCGATCCGGTCGCGTCGTTGAAGTACACGCCGAACGCCTGCTCGTCGTCGCCGCCTTCGGGCAGTGCACCCACGAGCGAGGTGCCGGTGAGGGCCGCCTGCTCGTTGGCGTCCGCGTTCCAGATCAGGATGCGTCGTTCCGCACCGGCCTGGGCGAAGGCGTCGATGAGTGCACGGGGGTCCGCGCCGCCCGCGGCGAGCGCGTCGAATGCGGCGGCCGCGACCTCGGCGAAGATCGCATCCTGCTGTGCGACCTCGTACCGCAGATACACGTCTTGCAGCAGGAAGGTCACCGCGTTGTCGGCCGATATCACGTCGCCGGTCGAGAGGGTCAGCGGCCCGGTCGCGCGCAGCAGGTAGCTCAGCATCACCGGGTCGACCGCGACGACCGTCTGCACCTCCTGCCCGAAACGCTGTCGCCACATCTCGCGGGCGACGGTGGCCGCGAGTGGGAACTGCGGGGTGAACGTCGCATCCTGGATGTACCGCGCGGTGTTGTCGCCCCAGAGCGCGCGAGTCTCGATCGGCAACTGGACGACCGGCGGGTCGAACCGCGGGAAGTCGCTCGAGCTCGCCTGCTGCACGAGCCCGATGCCGCCGCCGTCGGCGTGCACGAGCGCGAGTGCACCCGGGATGCCGCCGAGCGAGCGCAGTTCGGCGTTGTTCTGGAACAGCAGCAGGATGTCTCGGGGCCCCGCCGCGCCGAGCATCGGCGGCAGCAGGGTGGTGGCGCGGTCGAGCGCGCCGACAACGTCACGCGCCTGCCCGATGAGGTCGACGTACTCGTCGCGGGCGTCGGCGAGCGGGCCGATGACGTCGGCCGCGGCCACCCGCGGCTGCTCGACGATCGCCGCGGCGGTGTCCATCGCCACCCGCGCCTGGTGTGCCGGCTCCTGCAGGTCGACGATCGGCTGCAGGTCGATGCGATTGCCCACGGGCGCGAACCGCGCCAGATCCATGCCCTCGGCGGCCGCGGCCAGCGGCAGCACGGCGCCCGACGCCGCACGATCGACCGATGCCGAGATCGACCGCAACACCTCGAGATTGGGCCCGAGCCCAGGAATCGATTCGTATAGGCGCCAGATCGGGTCGCCGGTGAGCGACGCCGCGGATGCCGCGTGGTCGGCGAGGTCCCGTGCGGTCTTCGGCGCCGCAGCGGCGTCGGCGTCGAGGATCTGCTCCTGCGCCTGCCGGGCGAGCGGCACCGCCGCCTCGAGCTCGTTCTTGGCGAGGAGGGCGCGGATGCCGACCCAGGCCAGCGAGAGCACGAGCAGGGCGGCGAGGCCGACCAGCGACCAGGTGAGGATGCGGCGGGTGCGCTTGCGGCGGCGCGCGGTGCTCGAGCGATGGTGGTGGCCTGAGCCGTGGGAGCGGCCCGAACCGGAGTGTGATCCCCCGCTGGACCGGTGCGCCCGATCACCGCCTGCCGCCCCTTTCTCGGATCCGCGGGAACCGCGCACCGCATCACGTCGGGCCGGCACCCTATCCCCATGGGTTCCACCCGACGACCCCGAACCCCCGGAAGACGGCGTCACGGTCAGTAGCGTAACCCGGGCGTTACGAGGCCTGCCATCCGAGTAACGCACTTCGAAGGTAACCTTGTCCATCCTTCTCCCCCGGCATCCCTACCTCGACCGTCATGCCGTGATCGTGCAATGCCGGATCAATCGGCTCAGTCACTTCGATCGGGTCACAGGCAAACCCATCCGCAGTTATCAGCACGGCCGTTCATGGGCGATGATCCATGTCGACGCGACGAAATTCGGTGACACGGCAGATGGTGGTGGCAGCGGTTCGTCGGCGAGCAGCAGGGCGAGCGGCTCCGAGAAGCGACGGCTGGGACCATGCCCGCGTCTGCAATTCAGAGAGAACCGCAGCTAGCCAATAGCGAACTGCTGACGGGCTCAGCTGAAGAGACTGTAGCGATGAGCGCCTCAACACTTGCGACCGTAAACCGCTCTTCCATATAGTGTGTGACCGTGCGCACGTATGGTACGGGCGAGCGCACCAACGGACCGAAATCCGGGGAGTGAGGTTCGCCTTGTCCGAGCGGAATCAGATCCGCCACGGTATCGAGCAAGTCGTCGAACGCGGAATGTGCATCGGCTGCGGCGCCTGTGCCATTCGTACTGGCGGCGCAATTGCAGTCACCCTCGGGTCCCGCGGCCTGTACCAGGCGAACCTCGCGACAGCGACCTCCGAACAGATCTCTCTCGCAACTCGAGTTTGCCCGTTCTCCGACGCTGCCAAGAACGAGGACGCCCTCGCATCGGAACGATTCGGCGATCTTCCGCACGACGATCGAATCGGCCATTACTCGGCTGTGATGGCGGGCCGCCTGACGGAAGATGACTCAGTCGTCCAGAGCAGCTCGGGTGGGCTGGCCACCCGGCTGCTCAGCGGATTGCTGGAACGTCGAGTGGTCGACTCAATCCTGCACGTCGGTCGCTCTGACGGTTCGGAATTGTTCGAGTACGTCGTCTCGTCGAGCGTCGATGAGCTTCTCAGCGCGCGCAAGTCGATGTACTACGCGACGACGCTCGCTGAAGTCGGTGCAGCGCTGCGGCCCGACAAGCGTTACGCGGTCGTCGGAGTTCCGTGCTTCATCAAGGCGATGCGACTGCTCGCCGACGAAGTGCCTGCGCTGAACCGTCAACTCGCGTTCTTCGTGGGGATTGTGTGCGGACATCTGAAGAGCACGTTCTTCGCGGAGTCGCTCGCGTGGCAAGCGGGAGTGCCGCCATCGAGTCTGGAGACGGTGGACTTTCGAGTGAAGAACCCCACACGTGCTGCGAACCGATATGACTACTCCGCGACTGCGCGGACAGGAGAACGCGTCGTCAGGCCGGTTGCTTCGGCGATCGACGGGTCTTGGGGATACGCAGCATTCCAACCTGAGGCCTGCAATTTCTGCGATGACGTGTTCGCGGAGACCGCTGACGTCGTGTTCGGTGATGCTTGGCTCGAGCAGTACCAGCGAGATTGGCGCGGTACCAACATTGTCGTTACCCGAGACGCGCGAGCGACGGAGATCCTCCGCGCCGCAGAGGACACTGGCGCGGTGGTGCTCACGGATCTCGGTCCGGACGAGGCGGCCCGTTCACAGGCAGGGAACTTCCGTCATCGCCGCGTCGGCCTTCGCGTCCGCCTCGCCGACGACATCGCCGCAGGACTCAGCGTGCCGATCAAGCGTGTTTCCCCCAGCACTGATGGTGTGAGCAGAGGGCGCATCCGGCTGATTCGACAGCGGCGTGATATCTCACGAATGTCCCTCGAATGGTTCGAGCAGGCGAGAGCGACAAATGACCTTGATCACTACATCGATCGGATGCGAACGGCAATCGCTAGGTACCAGCGAGTCGACGCCGCCCAACGTGGTCCGATCGCCATCCTGAGGTATCTGGTACGGAAGGTGCGCGGAACCAAGCGGTAGGAAGAACGTCTCGGAACGGGGTCAGGGGTCCGAACGACCGACATAGAGGAGCTCCACCTCGATTCCGCTCGGTCGTCTTCCCGGTCAGCGGATAGCTCGAATTGCCGAAGCACCCTCATGGGTCATCGGCCGAACTCATCCACCATGAGGCCCCCGGTGAGACGGCGCGCACGTCCAAGCGGCGGTCAGCGGGCGCCAGCAGCGGGTTGGTTCGCTTTGGGAGGTCAGCGCAGTACGCGGCCTTGAACTCCGGGCCGGGATCGTCGGACTCGAGAGCTGTCGACGCCGGGGCGGTTTCAAGTCATCGTCGCAACACCGGGGACGTGAGGCGAGGCTATCAGCGTCGGGAGGACGGCCGCTGGCGATCGTCCTTGGAGGACCTTTCGGGGTCTCGCGTTGAGTTCGTCCTCGACGGCACGGAGGTGTCCGGCGGAGTAGATACTGAGGTCGGTGCCCTTCGGGAAGTAGTCGCGGAGGAGCCCGTTCATGTTCTCGTTGCTGCCGCGCTGCCAGGGCGAGTGGGAGTCGCAGAAGTAGACCGGCACGCCCAGCGATTCCTTCACTCGGAGGTGGCGCGCCATCTCGGTGCCTTGGTCCCAGGTGATCGACTTCAGCAATTCGGCAGGCAGATCGCTCATGCGCGCGACGAGCGCGTCGTGGAGGGCATCCGCGTCTCTGAGCGGCAGATGGAGGAGTCGGCTGGTCCGTGTCTGTCGCTCCACGAGCGTGCCGATCGCGGAACCCTGCTCCTTCCCGATGATGAGGTCTCCTTCCCAATGGCCAAGCTCTGAACGGTCGGCGGGATCGAAAGGGCGGTCGTGGATGGTCAGCATCGGCTGCTCGAAGCGCGGGCGGCGCCGGTCGGTGCCCTGCTGCGCTCGTCGGTGTTGCCGGCCTGTCCGCAGCGGTGATGGCTTGTGCGGGGCGAGGCGGGTGGGCCGCGAGAGCGGCGATCCGGGGCGATAGACGGCCTGGTAGATGCTCTCCGTGCTCAGGTGCATCGTCGCGTCCGTTGGATACTTCGCTCGAAGGTGAAGGCTGATCTGCTCGGGGCTCCACCGCTGCTGCAGCAGTTCGTCGACCTCGGCGAATAGACGGTCCTCGCTGTCGATCCGGGGGACATGGTTGCGGCCGCGGCGGGCGACAGCGTGCCGGTGAGCTTCGAACGGACGGTACCGATCACGACCAGTCGAGTTCCGCGCGACTTCGCGGGCGATGGTCGATGGCGACCGGCCCAGTTCCCTCGCGACTGTACGCATGCTCTTGCCGGCACGAAGAGAATCACCGATCTGGATCCGCTCATCTTCGGAGAGGAACCGCTCGCTGATCTCACGGACGGCAAGACGTTCGAGAGGTGCGACGAACCCGACGACTACGCCGCCACGGTAGGTCTTGTAGCCGCGGGACCAGTTATGCCCTGCCGTCCGCGAGACTCCGACTTCGCGGGCCGCTGCCGCGATGCTCCACCCCCGCTCGCGGAGCTCCATGAACCTTCTCCGCTTGGCCGACTGCGGGCGACGCCCAGGACCCTTCTTCACACGACGAGACGATGACAACACAACTCCCAGGATCTAGGAGGTGTTGCGACCATGCCTGGAACCCACCACGACGAAAAGGGGTCAGATTTCAATCGACGTTGACAAGAGCAGCGGTTGATCATTCGTCGGATGCGCCGGCAAGGCCGGCAGGCAGAAGCATTCCCGAGTTGGAACATTCTGGGAGTTCCGTTGAGCACTGATGCCGGGAGGGGCATCAGTGCCAAGACCGATCTCCCGACAGCGCACGACACAGGTACACGGTCGCCCGTTCACGCTCCCGTTCTATCGTCGCATCAACCCGGTCCCAATCGATGGAACGGTCGACAACCGCAGCGGGAATGGCTGCTCCGGCTTCGACGATCCGATCCTCCAGGCCGAACAGATCCATGAGGCTCTCGAGCCTCGCAGCGCCCCGGAATGGATTGAGGATCGATACGAACGGCACGTGATGAATGATTGAGAGAGCGGTGCCGTGAAACGAATCAGTGATCACGAATCTGGCGGAACCAATCGCGCCGAGCCATGCTTCTACGCTCGGGCGGCGGAATTGCTCTCGGTGCCGTCGAAAGTCCCAGTAGGACCTCGGCGTTGGAGGCAATAGTGAGAAGGAAGCATCGCCGAGGTGGTTCATGATCCCGTTCACCGTCCGACGTGCCGCAGGGTTGTCGTCCAAGACATAGTCGATCACGCGGCCTTGGGGTTGAGGATCCACAGCTGTTGAGGCCAGCGAGATGTAACGTTCGGGCTCCACAAGAAAGGTGGGGTCGATCAACTGTTGGGCACGCAAGGCCCAGTTTTTCCAAACCAGATCCACACC from Agromyces larvae includes the following:
- a CDS encoding polysaccharide pyruvyl transferase family protein gives rise to the protein MVSKEPSLSDRYHPRVLVRSLPLESGNYGGLLQAYALQQALLVLGTNPMADRADRFDKYSSKRLKEAARRVIVALGYRNPGWLTRIARDADRRGVATFADRHIRSVPLYVSRQRVDAALVDSFDAFIVGSDQVWRRRYADPRPNLFEFLEPDDGRPRFSYAASFGRDDIDDYGAGLIAQTAELAQRLTAISVREASGVDLVWKNWALRAQQLIDPTFLVEPERYISLASTAVDPQPQGRVIDYVLDDNPAARRTVNGIMNHLGDASFSLLPPTPRSYWDFRRHREQFRRPSVEAWLGAIGSARFVITDSFHGTALSIIHHVPFVSILNPFRGAARLESLMDLFGLEDRIVEAGAAIPAAVVDRSIDWDRVDATIERERERATVYLCRALSGDRSWH
- a CDS encoding Coenzyme F420 hydrogenase/dehydrogenase, beta subunit C-terminal domain: MSERNQIRHGIEQVVERGMCIGCGACAIRTGGAIAVTLGSRGLYQANLATATSEQISLATRVCPFSDAAKNEDALASERFGDLPHDDRIGHYSAVMAGRLTEDDSVVQSSSGGLATRLLSGLLERRVVDSILHVGRSDGSELFEYVVSSSVDELLSARKSMYYATTLAEVGAALRPDKRYAVVGVPCFIKAMRLLADEVPALNRQLAFFVGIVCGHLKSTFFAESLAWQAGVPPSSLETVDFRVKNPTRAANRYDYSATARTGERVVRPVASAIDGSWGYAAFQPEACNFCDDVFAETADVVFGDAWLEQYQRDWRGTNIVVTRDARATEILRAAEDTGAVVLTDLGPDEAARSQAGNFRHRRVGLRVRLADDIAAGLSVPIKRVSPSTDGVSRGRIRLIRQRRDISRMSLEWFEQARATNDLDHYIDRMRTAIARYQRVDAAQRGPIAILRYLVRKVRGTKR
- a CDS encoding DUF4012 domain-containing protein, which produces MRGSRGSEKGAAGGDRAHRSSGGSHSGSGRSHGSGHHHRSSTARRRKRTRRILTWSLVGLAALLVLSLAWVGIRALLAKNELEAAVPLARQAQEQILDADAAAAPKTARDLADHAASAASLTGDPIWRLYESIPGLGPNLEVLRSISASVDRAASGAVLPLAAAAEGMDLARFAPVGNRIDLQPIVDLQEPAHQARVAMDTAAAIVEQPRVAAADVIGPLADARDEYVDLIGQARDVVGALDRATTLLPPMLGAAGPRDILLLFQNNAELRSLGGIPGALALVHADGGGIGLVQQASSSDFPRFDPPVVQLPIETRALWGDNTARYIQDATFTPQFPLAATVAREMWRQRFGQEVQTVVAVDPVMLSYLLRATGPLTLSTGDVISADNAVTFLLQDVYLRYEVAQQDAIFAEVAAAAFDALAAGGADPRALIDAFAQAGAERRILIWNADANEQAALTGTSLVGALPEGGDDEQAFGVYFNDATGSKMDRFLQLGIDVGTVTCRNDGLPLYEIHVTLTNTAPGDAATSLPAYVTGGGRYGTPPGSIRTTVHAYSELGSYNLGVKLNGEPTGYHPTSDTGYTLSKVVSTLAPGETATYTFGFLGGESGSKQPIIESTPLMTPIEPQRVALSCDSAVW
- a CDS encoding IS256 family transposase produces the protein MIDPVAGEIIDQQQIAAQLLAQAKEQGVSLVGPGGLVGNLTKTVLETALEAEMTEHLGYEKHGASEGDNARNGTRSKTVLTAVGAVQIDVPRDRDGSFQPKIVRKRQRRLDGIDEIVLSLTARGLTTGEVAAHFDDVYGASVSKDTISKITDKVIEEMTEWQNRPLDRVYPVVFIDAIVVKVRDGQVRNKPFYVAVGVTTAGEREILGIWAGDGGEGAKFWLGVLTELKNRGVEDVCIVVCDGLKGLPESITTTWELAVVQTCIIHLIRNTFKFASRKYWDQIARDLRPVYTAPTEAAAKARFEEFAEKWASMYPAIRKLWENAWSEFIPFLDYDIEIRRIICSTNAIESLNARYRRAVRARGHFPNDAAALKCLYLVTRSLDPTGRGRARWVTRWKPALNAFAITFEGRIN
- a CDS encoding IS30 family transposase, whose product is MKKGPGRRPQSAKRRRFMELRERGWSIAAAAREVGVSRTAGHNWSRGYKTYRGGVVVGFVAPLERLAVREISERFLSEDERIQIGDSLRAGKSMRTVARELGRSPSTIAREVARNSTGRDRYRPFEAHRHAVARRGRNHVPRIDSEDRLFAEVDELLQQRWSPEQISLHLRAKYPTDATMHLSTESIYQAVYRPGSPLSRPTRLAPHKPSPLRTGRQHRRAQQGTDRRRPRFEQPMLTIHDRPFDPADRSELGHWEGDLIIGKEQGSAIGTLVERQTRTSRLLHLPLRDADALHDALVARMSDLPAELLKSITWDQGTEMARHLRVKESLGVPVYFCDSHSPWQRGSNENMNGLLRDYFPKGTDLSIYSAGHLRAVEDELNARPRKVLQGRSPAAVLPTLIASPHVPGVATMT